The genomic DNA TCGCCGATCCATCTCGCGCACCAGATGCGCAAGAGCCAGGACGAGGTCGTCGAGATCATCCTGAAGACCGTGGCCCAGGCCCGCGACCTCGTCGAGGACGTGGAGTGGTCGGCCATGGACGCGACCCGCACGCCGCTCGACTACCTGTGCCGCTGCGTCGAGGCGGCGATCAAGGCCGGCGCCACGACGATCAACCTCCCCGATACGGTCGGCTACGCCACGCCGACCGAGTACCGCGACATGTTCGCGAACGTCCGCGCGCGCGTGCCGAACGCCGACAGGGCCGTGTTCTCGGTCCATTGCCACAACGACCTGGGCCTCGCGATCGCCAATTCCCTGGCTGGCATCGAGGGCGGCGCCCGGCAGGTCGAGTGCACGATCAACGGCATCGGCGAGCGGGCCGGCAACGCCGCGCTCGAGGAGATCGTGATGGCGCTGCGCACGCGCGCCGACGTGCTGCCCTACGAGACCGGCGTCGAATCGACCATGCTGACCCGCGCCTCGAAGCTCGTGAGCCACGCCACGAACTTCCCGGTGCAGTTCAACAAGGCGATCGTCGGCCGCAACGCCTTCGCGCACGAGAGCGGCATCCACCAGGACGGCATGCTCAAGAATGCCGAGACCTACGAGATCATGACGCCGGCCTCGGTCGGGCTGACCAAGACCTCCCTGGTGATGGGCAAGCATTCCGGCCGGGCGGCGTTCCGCTCCAAGCTGGAGGATCTCGGCCTGCACCTGTCCGACAACCAGTTCCAGGACGCCTTCGACCGGTTCAAGGCCTTGGCCGACCGGAAAAAGCACGTCTACGACGAGGACATCGAGGCGCTGGTCGACGAGAACCTCGCCACGGCCCACGACCGGATCCGGCTGGTCTCCCTGTCGGTGATCGCCGGAACCCGCGGACCGCAGCGCGCGACGCTGCGGATCGCCGACGAGGCCGGCACGCGGATCGAGGAGGCGGACGGCAACGGGCCGGTCGACGCGGTGTTCAACGCGATCTCGGCGCTGGTCCCGCATCAGGCGCAGCTGGAGCTCTATCAGGTCCATGCCGTGACCGGCGGCACGGACGCGCAGGCGGAGGTCTCGGTGCGGCTGCGGGACGGCGAGCGCAGCGTCACCGCGCGCGGCGCCGATCCGGACACGCTGGTGGCGTCCGCGAAGGCGTATCTCTCGGCGCTGAACAAGCTGTCGGCCCATTCCGTGCGCGTGCATGCACAGCATGCGGCGGCGGAATGAGAAAAAGCGGCGGCCGGGGGTGGACAGGCCCCGGCCGCGTTGGTATCAGCCCGCCACCCCGGACGGACTTGGTGGCCACCGGGCGGTCGCAGAAGCGATCGGGCGCATAGCTCAGTTGGTAGAGCAGCTGACTCTTAATCAGCGGGTCCTAGGTTCGAACCCTAGTGCGCCCACCAAATAAACTCTTCTCAGACAAAGATTTTCACCGAGGCGCCCCCGTGGCGCCTTTTCCATGTCTGGCCCTTGGG from Methylobacterium oryzae includes the following:
- a CDS encoding 2-isopropylmalate synthase, with protein sequence MTTTSTASARDRILIFDTTLRDGEQCPGATMTFDEKLAVAELLDTMGVDIIEAGFPIASNGDFEAVSEIARRTKRATIAGLARAIPADIARAGEAVRHAKRARIHTFVSTSPIHLAHQMRKSQDEVVEIILKTVAQARDLVEDVEWSAMDATRTPLDYLCRCVEAAIKAGATTINLPDTVGYATPTEYRDMFANVRARVPNADRAVFSVHCHNDLGLAIANSLAGIEGGARQVECTINGIGERAGNAALEEIVMALRTRADVLPYETGVESTMLTRASKLVSHATNFPVQFNKAIVGRNAFAHESGIHQDGMLKNAETYEIMTPASVGLTKTSLVMGKHSGRAAFRSKLEDLGLHLSDNQFQDAFDRFKALADRKKHVYDEDIEALVDENLATAHDRIRLVSLSVIAGTRGPQRATLRIADEAGTRIEEADGNGPVDAVFNAISALVPHQAQLELYQVHAVTGGTDAQAEVSVRLRDGERSVTARGADPDTLVASAKAYLSALNKLSAHSVRVHAQHAAAE